The Sporomusaceae bacterium region CCAAGAACGAGCTGCATCCGCGGGTTTTCAACATCATCATCCTCGGCGCGATTATCGCCGCCACGGAAGTGTTGCCCATGGACAGCATCAAGAAGGCGCTGGAAACCAAGCTCGGCGATAAGTTCAAGGCCGATCCCAAGCTGCGCGATATGAACTTCAAGGCGCTCGACCGCGGCTACGAACTCATCAAGAGCGCGATGTAAGGAGGGGTACGAAAGTGGCAAAAGTTAACTGGGAGTCGGCTGTTCTTGAAAGCAACAAGGGTATGTGGGCGGTCTTCGCCGGGCTGTGTAAGGGCTGCGGCCTGTGCATCGAGAAGTGCCCGGTGAAGTGCATAAGCTGGTCCGAGGGGCTCGGTGTGTACGGCACGCCCCGCGTCGAGGCCGACATGGAAAAATGCATCGTCTGCGGCATCTGCCAGACGGTTTGCCCCGACTGCGCTATCCGGGTCGAAAAGAAGAAATAATTGCCGCCTATGGACTGACCGGGGAAGGATAGTGTATTATAGAAGCAGATTTTGAGGTTGGTCAGGAGAATCGACGGTGAAACAACACGCCCTTTTTGAACTGGCACAGACCGAACTAGCAGCTGTAGAACAGGAACTGGCTTCTATAATCCGGTCCAGGGTCGATCTAGTAACCGATATCGGCAGCCATTTGCTCAGGGCGGGCGGCAAACGCCTGCGGCCCGCCCTGTATATCCTCTGCGCCAAGTGCGGCCGTCAGGATCCCTCGGGGATCGTGCCTGTAGCCGCCGCCATCGAGCTTATCCACATGGCGACGCTGGTACACGACGATGTCATCGATAATGCTGCGACGCGAAGGGGACTGGCGACAGCCAACGCCCGCTGGGGCAACCACATAACCGTGCTGGCGGGAGATTATCTTTTCGCCAAGGCATTTTCCCTCATTTCCGCCCATGGCGGCAGTCGCGCCCTCCAGATACTTACGGAGACGATTTGCTCGATCTGCGAGGGGGAGATCAGCCAGGCCCGCGATCTGTTCAACCCCCGGCAATCGATGGAGGATTACCTTACCCGTATCGACAATAAAACGGCCGGCTTTATCGCCGCCAGCTGCGAGCTCGGCGCCCTCACCGCCGGCCTGCCGCCCGCAGAGGTCGAAGCCCTGCGGTATTACGGTTACGCCATCGGGATGGCTTTTCAGATTACTGACGACCTTCTCGATGTTACCGCTTCGTCGGAACAGATCGGTAAACCGGCGGGGAACGATCTCCGCCAGGGTGTCTTGACACTGCCTATAATATATGCCCTGCAGAATAGCCCCCAAGCAGGGGAGCTGCGCCAGATAATCGAAGCCCGCGACATGACGGACGCGCTCGTGCAAAAGGGTATCGCCGTCGTTCATACGACCGACGCCGTGGAATACTGCTACCGCCAGGTGAGCGATTATCTGGCGACCGCGCGCCGCGTGCTGCCGGCATCGCTGCCGGCGGAGGTGCGGAAATCGCTGTGGAATATAGCGGATTTCGTAGGGCTCCGCAAATACTAGCGCACGGAGGAAGCATGTTTAGGCCGGTTAAGACGAAGAAAGTCTACGAGGAGATCATCGGTCAGATCAAGAAACTGATCGTCGACGGCAAACTCCAGCCGGGCGATAAGCTGCTGTCGGAGCGCGAACTGTCGGAGAAGCTCAATGTGAGCAGGGCGTCGGTGCGCGAAGCGTTCAGCGCTCTTGAGATGATGGGCATCATCGCCATCCGTCCGGGCGAAGGCAGTTTCGTCCGCCAGGTGTCCTTCGAGGGGATGCTTGAGCCGCTTTCCTTCATCCTGCAGATGGAGATCGACGACATCATGCAGCTCCTTGAGGTGCGCAAGATCCTCGAGGTGGAGACGGCCGCCCTTGCGGCCCTGAGGGCCACGCACGAGGATCTGGAGGATATCCACCGCTCGATCCTCGGCATGAAGGAAGAACTCCGGCGCGGCGAAGTCGGCGACACCGCCGACGCGAGCTTCCATTTCGCGATCGCCAAGGCCGCGAATAACCCGATTCTCATCAAGGTCATGAATACCATCTCCGACCTTATGAACAAGTCTTTCCGCTCGTCGCGGCAGAAGCTTTTCCTGATCGAGAATATGCCGGCGGTGCTTTATAACGCTCATTTCGAAATCTACGAGGCGATCTCCGACCATAATCCCAGCCTGGCCCGCCTGCGGATGCGCGAGCACCTGACGATGGTGGAGGATGCCATGCGCGAGCTGCGCGACGGCGGCATCACTTCGCTGAAAAATTTCCGCGATATTCCTTCGGAACACAAGATAAGAAAAGATTTCGGCTTCCCTTCATAACCCCGCAGTTGGTGAAGAAAGAAGCCTTTTTCTTGGGGCCGACTTTTCAGAATAATGGGAATGTTACAAGATTCACATATCCGCAAGGACGCCCGAATGGGCATAATGAGAGATTATAACGATATATCAATTAGCTATAAGGGGTTTGGCGCGCGGTTGTCGAATATTCCGACGGTGAACCGCGGTCCGCTTTCAGAATTATGCAATATTCCCGATTTATTTTCCAAGGGTTGCCGGCCGATTACCCATTATTGGCCTGACCAATAGACCGTTTGAGGGGAGTGATGCGCAAGATAAGTGGGAGGGGAACTTGTCGGGTAATGTAGATTAAAAAAATGTAAGGGGTGTATGCGATGAAATGGACTCAAATTTATGATCCGCTGGGTAATATCGGTCTTTCGGCGCTTATTGCGGCCATTCCGCTCTTTATCCTTCTGTACATGCTGGGCGTAAGGCGGGCGAAGGGCCATCACGCTGCTTTCGTGGGCGTTGCTTCAGCGGTTGTTATCGCCATCGCCGTATGGGGTATGCCGGTCGGTCTCGCGCTCAATTCTACCTTCCTCGGCGCCCTGTTCGGCATCTTCCCGATCGTCTGGATCGTTGTCACCGCTATTTGGGTGTATAACATGACGGTCGAATCGGGCGAGTTCGAGATTATCAAAAATTCGCTGGCCTCGATCACCGAGGACCGACGCCTGCAGGCGCTGTTCATCGCCTTCGCGTTCGGTTCGTTCATCGAGGGCACGGCCGGTTTCGGCACGCCGGTGGCTATCACCGCCGCCATGCTGGTGGGCCTGGGCTTCAACCCCGTATATGCCGCCGGTATCTGCCTGATCGCCAACACCGCCCCGGTCGCTTTCGGCGCCATCGGTATTCCCATCGTGGTCGCCGCCCAGGTAACCGGCCTCGATATGATGCATATCTCGCAGATCGTCGGCCGCCAGCTGCCCTTCCTGTCGATCATCGTGCCGCTGTGGCTGGTTGTCACCATGTGCGGCTGGAAACGCTCGATGGAAGTGCTGCCCGCCGTGCTTGTCGCCGGTATTTGTTTCGCCGCGACCCAGTTCTTCACCGCTAACTTCGTCAATCCCTATCTGCCCGATATCACGTCGGCCGTCGTTACCATCGCCGGCCTGGGCCTGTTCCTCAAGGTGTGGAAGCCGGACAACATCTGGCACTTCCCGGATGAGAAACCCGCCGCCACCGGCAAAGTCCAACTGAAGTACTCGGCCGGCGAAGTCGTCCGCGCCTGGGGCCCGTACCTGATTCTGGCCGTTCTCGTCTTCCTGTGGGCCGACGACAAGTTCATCGGCTTCAAGAAGGTCCTGCTCGGTTGGGAGAAAGGCCTCGGCCTGCTGCCCTTCGCCTGGCCCGGTCTGAATAACATGGTAATCAAGGCCGCCCCCGTGGTGGCAAAGGCCACCCCGTACGGCGCGGCCTACGGCATCAACTTCCTGTCCGCCGCCGGCTCCGCCATCCTGCTGTCCGGCATCCTGTCGGTGCTGATCATTCCCAACTACGGCTTCGGCCGCGCGATCAACTGCTTCGGCCGCACCATCAAGCAGTTGATGTACCCGATCGGCACCATCGCCATGATCCTCGGCCTCGCCTATATCATGAACTACTCGGGCATGAGCTCGACCCTCGGCCTAGCCTTCACCGCCACCGGCAAGGCGTTCCCGTTCTTCGCCCCGATTCTCGGCTGGCTGGGCGTGTTCCTGACCGGTTCCGACACCTCCTCGAACGCCCTGTTCGGTTCGATGCAGAAGACGGCTGCCGAGCAGATCGGCGTCGATCCCAACCTCACCGTCGCGGCCAACTCGTCCGGCGGCGTGTGCGGCAAGATGATCTCCCCGCAGTCAATCTCGGTTGCGACCGCCGCTACCGGCCTGGTCGGCGAAGAGGGCACGATTTTCCGCTTCACGCTGGCCCACAGTGTCGCGATGGTTCTCTTCATGGGCGTTCTCACGTATCTCCAGGCTTACGCGCTGCGCTTCATGCTGCCGTAGCGTAAACGAGCGGAAATAGGTGGCGGGTTTTGACGCCCGCCACCCCTTTCCCCCGAATTAACTCCCGTCAGACAATGCGCGGAGGAGAGAATTGACAATGAACGCAAACAATATTCAGGAGCTGAAGGCGATCGTCGGCCCCCAGTGGGTGGCGACGGAGAAGGAAGACCTGATCTGCTACGGTTATGACGCCACCCCCGGCTTTTTCAACCTGCCGGAGGCGGTGGTGCAGCCGGGCAACAAGGAAGAAGTGGCCGCTATCCTCAAGCTTGCCAACCGGGAGAAGTTCCCGGTCTATACCCGCGGCGCGGGAACAAACCTGAGCGCCGGGTCGGTGCCAGCCCAGGGGGGCGTGGTGCTTTCGACTGCCCGCATGAACAAGATTCTTTCCGTCGACCCCGAAAACTGGACGGCGGTGGTTGAGCCCGGGGTTATCGTGTCCGAGCTGAACGCTGCCGTAGAAAAATACGGTCTTATCTACCCGCCCGATCCGGGAACGGTAACCACCGCCAGCATCGGCGGTACGGTGGCCGAGAACTCCGGCGGCCTGCGGGGTCTCAAGTACGGCGTTACCAAGCACTACGTGACCGGCGTCGAGGTGGCGCTGGCCGACGGCTCGGTCGTCGAATACGGCGGCGGCAACGTGAAGGCGCCCGGTTACGATATGGTGATGCTGTTCACCGGGTCGGAGGGGACGCTGGGGGTGCTGACGAAGATCACAGTGCGGCTCGTGCCCGCGCCCGCCAGCCGCCGCAGCATGATCGCCACTTTTGCCGATCTTAACGGCGCCGGCAAGTCGATCGCCGATATAATCAGCCACAAGATCATCCCGGCGACGCTGGAGATCATGGACAATTACACCATCCGCACGGTGGAGAGTTTTGCGAAGCTGGGGCTGCCGGTGGAGGCCGAGGCGATCATCCTGGCCGAGGTCGACGGCGACGCCGATACGGTCGAGGCGGACGCCGCCAAGATGGAGAAGATCCTGCGCGACAACGGCGGCGAGGTCCGCGTGGCGAAGAGCGCCCAGGAGCGCGACCAGATATGGGCGGCAAGACGGGCGGCGCTGCCGTCGCTGGCCAAGCTCAGGCCGTCGACTTTCTGCGAGGACGCCACCGTACCCCGCGA contains the following coding sequences:
- a CDS encoding 4Fe-4S dicluster domain-containing protein; amino-acid sequence: MAKVNWESAVLESNKGMWAVFAGLCKGCGLCIEKCPVKCISWSEGLGVYGTPRVEADMEKCIVCGICQTVCPDCAIRVEKKK
- a CDS encoding polyprenyl synthetase family protein; translated protein: MKQHALFELAQTELAAVEQELASIIRSRVDLVTDIGSHLLRAGGKRLRPALYILCAKCGRQDPSGIVPVAAAIELIHMATLVHDDVIDNAATRRGLATANARWGNHITVLAGDYLFAKAFSLISAHGGSRALQILTETICSICEGEISQARDLFNPRQSMEDYLTRIDNKTAGFIAASCELGALTAGLPPAEVEALRYYGYAIGMAFQITDDLLDVTASSEQIGKPAGNDLRQGVLTLPIIYALQNSPQAGELRQIIEARDMTDALVQKGIAVVHTTDAVEYCYRQVSDYLATARRVLPASLPAEVRKSLWNIADFVGLRKY
- a CDS encoding FadR/GntR family transcriptional regulator, encoding MFRPVKTKKVYEEIIGQIKKLIVDGKLQPGDKLLSERELSEKLNVSRASVREAFSALEMMGIIAIRPGEGSFVRQVSFEGMLEPLSFILQMEIDDIMQLLEVRKILEVETAALAALRATHEDLEDIHRSILGMKEELRRGEVGDTADASFHFAIAKAANNPILIKVMNTISDLMNKSFRSSRQKLFLIENMPAVLYNAHFEIYEAISDHNPSLARLRMREHLTMVEDAMRELRDGGITSLKNFRDIPSEHKIRKDFGFPS
- a CDS encoding lactate permease LctP family transporter codes for the protein MKWTQIYDPLGNIGLSALIAAIPLFILLYMLGVRRAKGHHAAFVGVASAVVIAIAVWGMPVGLALNSTFLGALFGIFPIVWIVVTAIWVYNMTVESGEFEIIKNSLASITEDRRLQALFIAFAFGSFIEGTAGFGTPVAITAAMLVGLGFNPVYAAGICLIANTAPVAFGAIGIPIVVAAQVTGLDMMHISQIVGRQLPFLSIIVPLWLVVTMCGWKRSMEVLPAVLVAGICFAATQFFTANFVNPYLPDITSAVVTIAGLGLFLKVWKPDNIWHFPDEKPAATGKVQLKYSAGEVVRAWGPYLILAVLVFLWADDKFIGFKKVLLGWEKGLGLLPFAWPGLNNMVIKAAPVVAKATPYGAAYGINFLSAAGSAILLSGILSVLIIPNYGFGRAINCFGRTIKQLMYPIGTIAMILGLAYIMNYSGMSSTLGLAFTATGKAFPFFAPILGWLGVFLTGSDTSSNALFGSMQKTAAEQIGVDPNLTVAANSSGGVCGKMISPQSISVATAATGLVGEEGTIFRFTLAHSVAMVLFMGVLTYLQAYALRFMLP
- a CDS encoding FAD-linked oxidase C-terminal domain-containing protein, whose product is MNANNIQELKAIVGPQWVATEKEDLICYGYDATPGFFNLPEAVVQPGNKEEVAAILKLANREKFPVYTRGAGTNLSAGSVPAQGGVVLSTARMNKILSVDPENWTAVVEPGVIVSELNAAVEKYGLIYPPDPGTVTTASIGGTVAENSGGLRGLKYGVTKHYVTGVEVALADGSVVEYGGGNVKAPGYDMVMLFTGSEGTLGVLTKITVRLVPAPASRRSMIATFADLNGAGKSIADIISHKIIPATLEIMDNYTIRTVESFAKLGLPVEAEAIILAEVDGDADTVEADAAKMEKILRDNGGEVRVAKSAQERDQIWAARRAALPSLAKLRPSTFCEDATVPRDKVPDMVRIVTEIAARNKVEIGTFGHAGDGNLHPTIVTDLRDAAEMERVYTAMDEIFKTALKLGGTLSGEHGIGLGKLKYMPDQFGAEGMAVMRGIKQALDPNNILNPGKLVGEAH